From a region of the Streptomyces sp. NBC_01454 genome:
- a CDS encoding ABC transporter ATP-binding protein, producing MIVTESLSKRFPRVTALDRLSVDIAPGVTGLVGANGAGKSTLIKILLGLAPATEGSAHVLGLDVTKDGSTIRERVGYMPEHDCLPPDVSATEFVVHMARMSGLPPTAARERTADTLRHVGLYEERYRPIGGYSTGMKQRVKLAQALVHDPQLVFLDEPTNGLDPAGRDEMLGLIQRVHRDFGISVLVTSHLLGELERTCDHVVVIDGGKLLRSSSTDEFTQVTASLAVEVTDTDAHPDGTGALRTALAAAGVAVTTAAGGSESLASSGHLLYVEAAGEETYDLVRDTLAGLGLGLVRMEQRRHQIAEVFRDADAAQATPAPAGAPRAPHATQDGGAHDVA from the coding sequence GTGATCGTGACCGAAAGCCTGAGCAAGCGGTTCCCGCGGGTGACCGCCTTGGACCGGCTCTCCGTTGACATCGCCCCCGGCGTAACGGGCCTGGTGGGTGCCAACGGCGCCGGTAAGTCCACCCTGATCAAGATTCTTCTGGGACTGGCCCCGGCCACCGAGGGGAGTGCGCATGTCCTCGGCCTGGACGTGACCAAGGACGGCAGCACCATCCGTGAACGGGTCGGCTACATGCCCGAACACGACTGTCTGCCGCCCGACGTCTCGGCCACCGAATTCGTCGTGCACATGGCCCGGATGTCCGGCCTGCCGCCGACCGCCGCCCGCGAGCGCACCGCGGACACCCTGCGCCACGTCGGCCTCTACGAGGAGCGCTACCGCCCCATCGGCGGCTATTCGACGGGCATGAAGCAGCGGGTGAAACTGGCCCAGGCACTGGTCCACGACCCGCAGCTGGTCTTCCTCGACGAGCCCACCAACGGCCTCGACCCGGCCGGGCGGGACGAGATGCTCGGTCTGATCCAGCGCGTCCACCGCGACTTCGGGATCTCCGTCCTGGTGACCTCCCACCTCCTCGGAGAGCTGGAGCGCACCTGTGATCATGTCGTCGTCATCGATGGCGGCAAACTCCTGCGCTCCTCCTCGACCGATGAGTTCACGCAGGTCACGGCCTCGCTGGCGGTCGAGGTCACGGACACCGACGCCCATCCGGACGGCACCGGAGCGCTGCGCACGGCCCTGGCCGCCGCCGGCGTCGCGGTGACCACCGCCGCCGGCGGCTCCGAGAGCCTCGCCTCCTCCGGCCACCTCCTGTATGTGGAGGCGGCCGGCGAGGAGACCTACGACCTGGTGCGGGACACCCTCGCCGGGCTCGGGCTGGGCCTGGTGCGGATGGAACAGCGCCGCCACCAGATCGCCGAGGTCTTCCGTGACGCGGACGCGGCGCAGGCCACCCCCGCCCCCGCGGGCGCCCCGCGCGCCCCGCACGCCACCCAGGACGGAGGCGCCCACGATGTCGCCTGA
- a CDS encoding SAV_915 family protein: MSHPLYAEDPEPAEPVPAGLLCVPVRSGPAGCTARLFRTPLGGRTAVGFTSPQRLAAVLGSGQPWVRLSEAALRALAEPVGARVLTVDPGFVPDTPRMHGHHLRAV, encoded by the coding sequence GTGTCCCACCCCCTGTACGCGGAAGATCCCGAGCCTGCCGAACCCGTCCCGGCCGGGCTGCTGTGCGTCCCTGTCCGGTCGGGCCCCGCGGGCTGCACGGCCCGCCTGTTCCGCACTCCGCTCGGCGGCCGCACCGCCGTCGGCTTCACCTCGCCCCAGCGGCTCGCCGCGGTCCTCGGCAGCGGCCAGCCGTGGGTCAGGCTCTCCGAGGCCGCGCTGCGGGCGCTGGCCGAACCCGTCGGAGCGAGGGTGCTGACCGTGGATCCGGGGTTCGTCCCCGACACGCCCCGGATGCACGGTCACCATCTTCGGGCCGTCTGA
- a CDS encoding CynX/NimT family MFS transporter has protein sequence MPSTPERGTAVIDAEEDLVATPPVATARRRLRAHPALLLAGIVLAALNMRTALAGVSPLLGEIGRHFRLTPTASSLVTTIPLVFMGLGSIIAPKLARRWGTEAVLCGALVALCGGIVLRIAPPVVALFAGCAVVGSSIALLNVLMPGLIKRDFPERAAGMTALYSTAMILGATVSAATAVPLEDALGSWQGSLVSWSLLAAVAAVVWIPQALLVRWGSRHGAPAATPAHHAAAGPKLSRSPLAWQVTLFMGSQSLIAYVSIAWMPTIFTDHGMAKSEAGLVFAFSTLLQMAGSFVVPVLAGRMRRQRLLGVAVSALMACGVTGLLLAPVAGAWLWAALLGVGQGGALGLALTMMVLRSGDAHTAARLSGMAQTGGYLLAAAGPLVLGAVHQVTGGWSVPLVLLLVVCAGLALLGAGAGRDRRIGEGNGK, from the coding sequence ATGCCCAGCACACCCGAGCGGGGAACCGCGGTGATCGACGCCGAGGAGGATCTGGTCGCGACACCGCCGGTCGCCACCGCCCGCCGCCGGCTGCGGGCCCACCCCGCCCTGCTCCTGGCCGGGATCGTGCTCGCCGCGCTCAACATGCGGACCGCGCTGGCCGGCGTCTCCCCGCTGCTCGGTGAGATCGGCCGGCACTTCCGGCTGACCCCGACCGCCAGCAGCCTGGTGACGACCATTCCGCTGGTCTTCATGGGTCTCGGCTCGATCATCGCGCCGAAGCTGGCGCGGCGCTGGGGCACGGAGGCGGTGCTGTGCGGGGCGCTGGTGGCGCTGTGCGGCGGCATCGTGCTGCGGATCGCGCCGCCGGTGGTCGCGCTGTTCGCCGGGTGCGCGGTGGTGGGTTCCTCCATAGCCCTGCTGAACGTGCTGATGCCGGGGCTGATCAAGCGGGACTTCCCGGAGCGGGCCGCGGGGATGACGGCGCTGTACTCGACCGCGATGATCCTGGGGGCGACCGTTTCGGCCGCCACGGCGGTCCCGCTGGAGGATGCGCTCGGCAGCTGGCAGGGTTCGCTGGTCTCCTGGTCGCTGCTGGCCGCCGTCGCCGCGGTCGTCTGGATCCCGCAGGCCCTGCTCGTCCGGTGGGGCAGCCGGCACGGCGCGCCCGCGGCCACCCCGGCGCACCACGCCGCGGCCGGGCCGAAGCTGAGCCGTTCCCCGCTGGCCTGGCAGGTCACGCTCTTCATGGGCTCGCAGTCGCTGATCGCGTACGTGAGCATCGCCTGGATGCCGACGATCTTCACCGACCACGGCATGGCCAAGAGCGAGGCGGGGCTGGTCTTCGCCTTCAGCACCCTGCTGCAGATGGCCGGTTCGTTCGTGGTGCCGGTGCTCGCGGGGCGGATGCGGCGTCAGCGCCTGCTGGGTGTGGCGGTGTCCGCGCTGATGGCCTGCGGCGTCACCGGTCTGCTGCTGGCACCGGTGGCCGGCGCCTGGCTGTGGGCCGCGCTGCTCGGCGTCGGACAGGGCGGTGCGCTGGGCCTGGCCCTGACGATGATGGTGCTGCGCTCCGGTGACGCCCACACCGCCGCCCGGCTCTCCGGCATGGCCCAGACCGGCGGCTACCTCCTCGCCGCCGCCGGGCCCCTGGTCCTCGGCGCCGTCCACCAGGTCACCGGCGGCTGGAGTGTCCCCCTGGTCCTGCTGCTCGTGGTCTGCGCCGGCCTGGCGCTGCTGGGCGCGGGCGCGGGACGGGACCGGCGGATCGGGGAGGGGAACGGCAAGTAG
- a CDS encoding ABC transporter ATP-binding protein has translation MTHLSIDHVSRWFGNVVAVNDITMSIGPGVTGLLGPNGAGKSTLINMMGGFLAPSNGTVTLDGATIWRNAGIYRHIGIVPEREAMYDFLTGREFVVANAELHGLGRAEAARALATVEMEYAQDRKISTYSKGMRQRVKMASALVHDPSVLLLDEPFNGMDPRQRMQLMELLRQMGDQGRTVLFSSHILEEVEQLASHIEVVVAGRHAASGDFRKIRRLMTDRPHRYLIRSDNDRALAGALIADPSTAGIEVDLAEGALRVQAVDFGRFTALLPRVARDHGIRLLTVSPSDESLESVFSYLVAA, from the coding sequence ATGACGCACCTCTCGATCGACCATGTCTCGCGCTGGTTCGGCAACGTCGTCGCCGTCAACGACATCACGATGTCCATCGGCCCCGGCGTGACCGGCCTGCTCGGCCCCAACGGCGCCGGCAAGTCCACCCTCATCAACATGATGGGCGGCTTCCTCGCGCCCTCCAACGGAACCGTCACCCTCGACGGCGCCACGATCTGGCGCAACGCCGGCATCTACCGCCACATCGGCATCGTCCCGGAGCGCGAGGCGATGTACGACTTCCTCACCGGGCGCGAATTCGTCGTCGCCAACGCCGAGTTGCACGGCCTGGGCCGGGCGGAGGCGGCCAGGGCGCTGGCCACCGTCGAGATGGAGTACGCCCAGGACCGCAAGATCTCGACCTACAGCAAGGGCATGCGCCAGCGCGTGAAGATGGCGTCCGCGCTGGTCCACGATCCGTCCGTGCTGCTGCTCGACGAGCCGTTCAACGGCATGGACCCGCGCCAGCGGATGCAGCTGATGGAGCTGCTGCGGCAGATGGGCGACCAGGGCCGGACGGTCCTGTTCTCCTCGCACATCCTCGAAGAGGTCGAGCAACTCGCCTCCCACATCGAGGTGGTGGTGGCCGGACGGCACGCCGCGTCCGGCGACTTCCGCAAGATCCGCCGCCTGATGACGGACCGCCCGCACCGCTACCTCATCCGGTCCGACAACGACCGGGCGCTGGCCGGTGCCCTGATCGCCGACCCCTCGACGGCCGGGATCGAGGTGGATCTCGCCGAAGGCGCCCTGCGCGTCCAGGCGGTCGACTTCGGGCGCTTCACCGCACTCCTGCCGCGGGTCGCCCGCGATCACGGCATCCGCCTGCTGACGGTCTCTCCCTCCGACGAGTCGCTGGAATCCGTCTTCTCCTACCTCGTAGCGGCCTGA
- a CDS encoding M24 family metallopeptidase — MASVTTATAREATELSAGLRGFREVQRLAYACAEAVAAQLRPGVTERTAARMQREWLRERGVRDWFHLPFAWFGDRTAFVNFRVPLQFFPTHRALEPGMPFILDMAPVHQGFTADIGYSGCLGLNPVHDRLLADLEAHRDLILREVRERRSLREIYEDVDRLMVRQGYANRHRAYPFGVIAHKIDRVGQHRWSPTLFGFGARSLRGLASDALHGHRDGWSPLWSPYRFSDHPPTPGLWAVEPHLGFRGTGAKFEEILVVTDSADPQESAFWLDGDLPHVRRWQEEKAA, encoded by the coding sequence ATGGCATCGGTCACCACAGCGACCGCACGGGAAGCCACGGAACTCAGCGCCGGGCTGAGGGGGTTCAGAGAGGTCCAACGGCTCGCCTATGCCTGTGCGGAGGCGGTGGCCGCACAGCTCAGGCCCGGGGTCACCGAGCGTACGGCGGCGCGGATGCAGCGCGAGTGGCTGCGCGAGCGCGGTGTACGGGACTGGTTCCATCTGCCGTTCGCGTGGTTCGGTGACCGCACCGCCTTCGTCAACTTCCGGGTGCCGCTGCAGTTCTTCCCCACCCACCGTGCGCTGGAGCCCGGGATGCCCTTCATCCTCGACATGGCCCCGGTCCACCAGGGGTTCACCGCCGACATCGGCTACTCGGGCTGTCTGGGCCTCAACCCCGTGCACGACCGGCTCCTCGCCGACCTCGAAGCACACCGGGACCTGATCCTGCGCGAGGTGCGCGAGCGTCGGTCGCTGCGGGAGATCTACGAGGACGTCGACCGGCTGATGGTGCGGCAGGGCTATGCCAACCGCCACCGCGCCTACCCCTTCGGCGTGATCGCGCACAAGATCGACCGGGTCGGGCAGCACCGCTGGTCCCCCACCCTCTTCGGGTTCGGCGCCCGCTCCCTGCGGGGACTCGCCTCCGATGCGCTGCACGGCCACCGTGACGGCTGGTCCCCGCTGTGGAGCCCGTACCGCTTCTCCGATCACCCGCCGACGCCGGGGCTGTGGGCGGTCGAACCCCACCTCGGATTCCGGGGCACCGGCGCGAAGTTCGAGGAAATCCTGGTCGTGACGGACTCGGCGGACCCCCAGGAAAGCGCCTTTTGGCTGGACGGCGATCTGCCGCATGTGCGGCGCTGGCAGGAGGAGAAGGCCGCGTGA
- the lysA gene encoding diaminopimelate decarboxylase, producing MNGHTLPRTVGEAAAPPAGAVAAPPYTATRPPSDSEPPSGDGPLSVWPGSTTPLGQDDLAVGGVPLTEVADRFGTPSYVLDEDEIRRRCRAYLRAFPDAEVYYAAKAFLCRAMVHWVREEGLGLDVCSAGELELAVTTGFPPERMVLHGNAKSPADLRAALRLGVGRIALDNTSEIARLAATVPAGTRQKVLIRVVPGIAAGGHAKIRTGTDDQKFGLSIADGSAQHAIARVLSQPRLELVGLHCHLGSQITTVKPYLSAVRRLIGLLTRIREQHGVTLPELDLGGGHGVAYRPGEPALDLAAFASRVRAELAGGCAAAGLPVPRLAVEPGRAVVGPAGVVLYRVLSVKRTGAHTFVAVDGGMSDNPRPALYGVRYAPRLIGRDTAAATEPVTVVGRHCEAGDVLAADVPLPADVRPGDLLAVPVAGAYQLSMASGYNLVGRPPVIAVTGGHARLLVRRESLADIQERDVGL from the coding sequence ATGAACGGCCACACCCTGCCCCGGACCGTCGGGGAAGCCGCCGCCCCGCCGGCCGGCGCTGTCGCCGCCCCGCCGTACACCGCCACCCGGCCGCCCTCCGACAGCGAGCCGCCCTCCGGCGACGGGCCGTTGTCCGTCTGGCCCGGGTCGACGACACCGCTGGGCCAGGACGACCTTGCCGTCGGCGGCGTGCCGCTCACCGAAGTGGCCGACCGGTTCGGCACCCCCTCCTATGTCCTGGACGAGGACGAGATACGCCGCCGCTGCCGCGCCTACCTGCGGGCCTTCCCCGACGCCGAGGTCTACTACGCGGCCAAGGCCTTCCTGTGCCGCGCCATGGTCCATTGGGTGCGGGAGGAGGGCCTCGGCCTGGACGTCTGCTCCGCCGGCGAACTGGAACTGGCCGTCACCACCGGCTTCCCGCCCGAGCGGATGGTGCTGCACGGCAACGCCAAGAGCCCGGCGGATCTGCGGGCCGCACTGCGGCTCGGCGTCGGCCGGATCGCCCTCGACAACACCTCGGAGATCGCCCGGCTGGCCGCCACGGTCCCGGCGGGCACCCGGCAGAAGGTACTGATCCGGGTCGTGCCGGGGATCGCCGCCGGCGGGCACGCCAAGATCCGGACCGGGACCGACGACCAGAAGTTCGGGCTGTCGATCGCCGACGGCTCCGCACAGCACGCCATCGCCCGGGTGCTCAGCCAGCCACGCCTCGAACTGGTCGGGCTGCACTGCCACTTGGGCTCGCAGATCACCACCGTCAAGCCGTATCTGTCGGCCGTGCGACGGCTGATCGGCCTGCTGACCCGGATCCGCGAGCAGCACGGCGTCACGCTGCCCGAGCTGGACCTCGGCGGCGGCCACGGGGTCGCCTACCGCCCCGGTGAGCCGGCGCTCGACCTCGCCGCCTTCGCCTCCAGGGTCCGCGCGGAGCTGGCCGGCGGCTGCGCGGCGGCCGGCCTGCCGGTGCCCCGGCTGGCCGTCGAGCCCGGCCGCGCCGTGGTGGGTCCGGCCGGTGTCGTCCTCTACCGGGTGCTGTCGGTCAAACGGACCGGCGCCCACACCTTCGTCGCGGTGGACGGCGGGATGAGCGACAACCCGCGGCCCGCGCTGTACGGGGTGCGCTATGCCCCGCGGCTGATCGGACGCGACACGGCGGCCGCGACGGAGCCGGTCACCGTCGTCGGGCGGCACTGCGAGGCGGGCGATGTGCTCGCCGCCGATGTCCCGTTGCCCGCCGATGTCCGCCCCGGCGATCTGCTGGCCGTTCCCGTCGCCGGCGCCTACCAGCTCTCGATGGCCTCCGGTTACAACCTCGTCGGCCGGCCGCCGGTCATCGCCGTCACCGGAGGACATGCCCGCCTCCTCGTACGCCGCGAATCCCTGGCGGACATCCAGGAGCGGGACGTCGGACTGTGA
- a CDS encoding HAD family hydrolase, whose translation MSTPDPLPYKLIATDLDGTLLRPDETVSERTRQALAAATAAGAAHLVVTGRAVPWTRHILDALEYKGLAVCGQGGQVYHAGEHRLLTSVTLDRQLAGLALSKIEAETGPLHLAASRDGLEGEVLVSPGYRVQEGPLPNVLLDDPGELWAAPLNKVYIQHPTLDDDALALAARQIAGDLVGVTVAGEGIVELLPLGLSKATGLSLAARRLGITAKETLAFGDMPNDIPMFAWSAHGVAMANAHDELKAVAHELTASNEEDGVAVVLERLYLS comes from the coding sequence GTGAGCACGCCGGATCCGCTGCCCTACAAGCTCATCGCGACGGATCTCGACGGAACGCTGCTGCGCCCCGACGAGACCGTCTCCGAGCGCACCCGCCAGGCGCTCGCCGCGGCCACCGCGGCGGGCGCGGCGCACCTCGTCGTCACCGGCCGGGCCGTGCCCTGGACCCGGCACATCCTCGACGCCCTGGAGTACAAGGGCCTTGCGGTGTGCGGACAGGGCGGTCAGGTCTACCACGCCGGTGAGCACCGGCTGCTGACCTCGGTGACGCTGGACCGCCAGCTGGCCGGTCTGGCGCTGTCCAAGATCGAGGCGGAGACCGGCCCGCTGCATCTGGCGGCGAGCCGCGACGGTCTGGAGGGCGAGGTGCTGGTCAGCCCCGGCTATCGCGTCCAGGAGGGCCCGCTGCCGAACGTCCTGCTGGACGACCCCGGCGAGCTGTGGGCGGCCCCGCTCAACAAGGTCTACATCCAGCACCCGACCCTGGACGACGATGCGCTGGCGCTGGCCGCGCGGCAGATCGCCGGGGATCTGGTGGGGGTGACGGTGGCCGGCGAGGGCATCGTCGAGCTGCTGCCGCTGGGCCTGTCGAAGGCCACCGGGCTGTCGCTGGCCGCCCGCCGGCTGGGGATCACCGCCAAGGAGACGCTGGCCTTCGGCGATATGCCCAACGACATCCCGATGTTCGCCTGGTCCGCGCACGGCGTGGCCATGGCCAACGCCCATGACGAGCTGAAGGCCGTCGCGCACGAACTCACCGCCTCCAACGAGGAGGACGGCGTCGCGGTCGTGCTGGAGCGGCTCTACCTCTCCTGA
- a CDS encoding FadR/GntR family transcriptional regulator, which yields MALQAAGRRSLVDTVVDALRAQLAAGEWTVGSRIPTEHALAEQLEVGRNTVREAVRVLVHAGMLRSRQGEGTFVVSTADPGDIMRGVQRAGIRDVLELRIALEAEAARLAALRHEPADLARMRAALDAQTDLADAEGQPHADHLELYADHDIAFHRAVVEAAHNTALTATYGWFSSSVREALVSALDDRAMPRILHGDHRAVMDAIAAGDPEAAERATRALLEKPKRAVEALLTDG from the coding sequence ATGGCACTGCAGGCGGCGGGACGGCGCTCACTCGTGGACACCGTCGTCGATGCCCTGCGGGCCCAACTCGCCGCCGGGGAGTGGACGGTGGGGTCCCGCATCCCCACCGAGCATGCGCTCGCCGAACAGCTCGAAGTCGGCCGCAACACCGTCCGCGAGGCGGTGCGGGTGCTCGTCCATGCGGGGATGCTGCGCTCACGGCAGGGCGAAGGCACCTTCGTGGTGTCCACCGCGGACCCCGGTGACATCATGCGAGGCGTCCAACGGGCGGGCATCCGCGACGTATTGGAGCTGCGGATCGCGCTGGAGGCGGAGGCCGCCCGACTGGCCGCGCTGCGCCATGAGCCCGCCGACCTGGCACGGATGCGGGCCGCGCTCGACGCGCAGACCGACCTCGCGGACGCAGAGGGCCAGCCCCACGCCGACCACCTGGAGCTCTACGCCGATCACGACATCGCCTTCCACCGGGCCGTCGTCGAGGCCGCGCACAACACGGCGCTGACGGCCACCTACGGCTGGTTCAGCAGCTCGGTGCGGGAGGCGCTGGTCAGCGCGCTCGACGACCGGGCGATGCCGAGGATCCTGCACGGTGATCACCGCGCGGTCATGGACGCGATCGCGGCGGGCGACCCGGAGGCCGCGGAGCGGGCCACGCGCGCCCTGCTGGAGAAGCCGAAGCGGGCCGTCGAAGCCCTGCTGACCGACGGCTGA
- a CDS encoding rhomboid-like protein: MEPPRPGVRTRCGNPLVWAKEWVRSSPGTHIWLLVIGVTSLVVASASEGLGQFLVHRTSSNIHELNEHPLPSLLISGFWIERPASFLLYVVMFELLHANVERWTGTTRWLLTVGGAHIAATLASQELVLLAIEGHRLPRSMTHVVDIGVSYGLAAAAGVLTYRLRPPWRYGYVAGVLIFFGIPLLTGASFTDFGHAIALTMGFAAWPLTPAAVAEAGEAGEAPPDGAHGPETTGSETTGPAVRPPAESGPQDGQER, from the coding sequence ATGGAGCCGCCGCGCCCCGGTGTGCGGACGCGGTGCGGCAATCCCCTGGTCTGGGCGAAGGAGTGGGTCCGCAGCAGTCCCGGTACGCACATCTGGCTGCTGGTCATCGGGGTCACCAGCCTGGTCGTCGCCTCCGCCTCCGAGGGGCTGGGGCAGTTCCTCGTCCACCGCACCAGCAGCAACATCCACGAGCTGAACGAGCATCCGCTGCCGTCGCTGCTGATCAGCGGCTTCTGGATCGAACGCCCCGCGTCCTTCCTGCTCTACGTGGTGATGTTCGAGCTGCTGCACGCCAACGTGGAGCGCTGGACGGGGACCACGCGCTGGCTGCTGACCGTCGGCGGCGCGCATATCGCCGCCACCCTCGCCAGCCAGGAACTCGTCCTGCTGGCCATCGAGGGGCACCGGCTGCCGCGGTCGATGACCCATGTGGTCGACATCGGCGTCTCGTACGGGCTGGCGGCGGCCGCCGGGGTGCTGACGTACCGGCTGCGGCCGCCCTGGCGGTACGGCTACGTCGCCGGAGTGCTGATCTTCTTCGGCATTCCGCTGCTGACCGGTGCGAGCTTCACCGACTTCGGTCATGCCATCGCGCTGACCATGGGCTTCGCGGCCTGGCCGCTGACTCCGGCGGCGGTTGCCGAGGCCGGGGAGGCCGGGGAGGCGCCACCGGATGGGGCGCACGGGCCGGAGACCACCGGCTCGGAGACCACCGGCCCGGCCGTCCGGCCGCCCGCGGAGTCCGGGCCGCAGGACGGTCAGGAGAGGTAG
- a CDS encoding ABC transporter permease subunit yields the protein MFHPTVARLTYRALLGRRRALILFALPTLLVVLAIAVRALASADDSTAGGILGGFALGTMVPLIGVIAGTGAIGPEIDDGSVVYLLAKPVPRPTIIFTKLLVAIGVTVAFSALPVLLAGFLLNGNSQQMAVGYAVAAAIASVAYSALFLLFGTLTRHAVVFGLVYALVWEALMGTLIPGAKTLSIQQWALAVGQRVAAEGAITSDVGLPAAICLLVGVTAVATWYAGRRLKAHTLAGEE from the coding sequence CTGTTCCACCCGACCGTCGCCCGGCTCACCTACCGCGCCCTGCTCGGCCGGCGGCGCGCCCTGATCCTCTTCGCCCTGCCCACCCTGCTGGTGGTGCTCGCCATCGCCGTCCGTGCGCTGGCCAGCGCGGACGACTCCACCGCCGGCGGCATCCTGGGCGGCTTCGCGCTCGGCACGATGGTGCCGCTGATCGGCGTCATCGCCGGTACGGGCGCGATCGGTCCGGAGATCGACGACGGCTCGGTGGTCTATCTCCTGGCCAAGCCGGTGCCCCGGCCGACGATCATCTTCACCAAGCTCCTCGTCGCGATCGGCGTCACGGTCGCCTTCTCCGCCCTGCCGGTCCTGCTCGCCGGCTTCCTCCTCAACGGCAACAGCCAGCAGATGGCCGTGGGGTACGCGGTGGCGGCGGCGATCGCCTCGGTCGCCTACAGCGCCCTCTTCCTCCTCTTCGGCACGCTCACCCGGCACGCCGTGGTGTTCGGCCTGGTCTACGCCCTGGTCTGGGAAGCGCTCATGGGGACGCTCATCCCGGGCGCGAAGACCCTCAGCATCCAGCAGTGGGCGCTGGCCGTCGGCCAGCGGGTGGCCGCGGAGGGCGCGATCACCTCGGACGTCGGACTGCCCGCCGCCATCTGCCTGCTGGTCGGCGTCACGGCCGTCGCCACCTGGTACGCCGGCCGCCGTCTGAAGGCGCACACCCTGGCGGGCGAGGAGTAA
- the mltG gene encoding endolytic transglycosylase MltG, whose protein sequence is MSEVQHTDRRPGPRSSRRGRLLLAAALLVLLVLLVLGVLLLARWLRGRQAVGTLTVPEGQRAGQIYAAADKALKLPAGSTAKAARSAHLALPDDAHGNPEGYLFPATYPLRSDTTPASLLTYMVSTARRHLADDGVSSYRTVVLASIVQAEADRPADMGKVARVITNRLDHHMPLQMDSTLNYALGRSTLRTSHADTRIDSPYNTYRKQGLPPTPIDSPGADALRAAGAPPAGDWLYFVTVTPGDTRFTADYQRHLRNVQEFNRRHRGAASGGAASGGGA, encoded by the coding sequence ATGAGCGAGGTTCAGCACACCGATCGCCGACCGGGACCGCGGTCCTCCCGTCGTGGCCGGCTCCTTCTTGCGGCCGCCCTGCTCGTCCTGCTCGTCCTGCTCGTTCTGGGTGTCCTGCTGCTGGCCCGGTGGCTGCGCGGGCGGCAGGCCGTGGGGACCCTGACGGTCCCGGAGGGGCAGCGGGCCGGCCAGATCTACGCCGCCGCCGACAAGGCCCTGAAGCTGCCCGCGGGTTCCACGGCGAAGGCCGCCAGGAGCGCGCACCTCGCGCTGCCGGACGACGCACACGGCAATCCCGAGGGCTACCTCTTCCCGGCGACCTATCCGCTCCGCTCGGACACCACTCCGGCGTCGCTGCTCACCTACATGGTCAGCACCGCCAGAAGGCACCTCGCCGACGACGGCGTCTCCTCCTACCGGACGGTGGTCCTCGCCAGCATCGTGCAGGCCGAGGCGGACCGGCCCGCCGATATGGGCAAGGTGGCCCGGGTCATCACCAACCGGCTCGACCACCACATGCCGCTGCAGATGGATTCGACGCTCAATTACGCGCTCGGCCGCAGCACGCTGCGCACCAGCCACGCCGACACCAGGATCGACAGCCCGTACAACACCTACCGGAAGCAGGGCCTGCCGCCGACGCCGATCGACAGTCCCGGGGCGGACGCGCTGAGGGCGGCCGGGGCACCGCCCGCCGGTGACTGGCTCTACTTCGTCACGGTCACACCGGGCGACACCCGCTTCACCGCCGACTACCAGCGGCATCTGAGGAACGTTCAGGAGTTCAACCGCCGGCACAGGGGCGCGGCGAGCGGCGGCGCGGCGAGCGGCGGCGGGGCTTAG
- a CDS encoding MerR family transcriptional regulator, with protein MFTIGDFARYGRVSARMLRHYDALGLLRPARTDPVSGYRYYEAAQLARLNRIIALKDLGFSLQQVGAILTEEVSVPELRGMLRLRRAELEAALTAAGARLAQVEARLRTIESEGRMSADDVVVKRTGTVLLAELTGIAAGYGPEDIGPVIQPLYTELCRQLETAGLTPAGPGLAYYEDAPRTGAGSERPTGGDEGNAGEGSGPMAAPGSEALVVHAGFVITREALDKAGLTADGRSTTAGADGPGFEVVTLRGLDCAATVVHHGPMSRILPTVQNLAHWIDTNGYRSAGYARELYLECPPDQEKWITEIQEPVVRA; from the coding sequence ATGTTCACCATCGGAGACTTCGCCCGGTACGGCCGTGTGTCGGCCCGCATGCTGCGCCATTACGACGCGCTCGGGCTGCTGCGCCCGGCCCGCACCGACCCCGTCAGCGGCTACCGCTACTACGAAGCGGCCCAGCTCGCCCGGCTCAACCGCATCATCGCGCTCAAGGACCTCGGCTTCAGCCTCCAGCAGGTGGGGGCGATCCTGACCGAGGAGGTGAGCGTGCCGGAACTGCGCGGCATGCTGCGGCTGCGCCGGGCCGAGCTGGAAGCGGCGCTGACGGCGGCGGGTGCGCGGCTGGCCCAGGTCGAGGCGAGGCTCCGGACGATCGAGAGTGAGGGACGCATGTCTGCCGACGATGTGGTGGTCAAGCGCACCGGAACGGTACTGCTCGCCGAGCTGACCGGAATCGCGGCCGGTTACGGGCCCGAGGACATCGGGCCGGTCATCCAGCCGCTCTACACCGAGCTGTGCCGGCAGTTGGAGACGGCCGGGCTGACCCCGGCCGGACCGGGCCTGGCCTACTACGAGGACGCACCGCGGACCGGAGCGGGCAGCGAGCGGCCCACCGGAGGCGACGAGGGCAACGCCGGGGAGGGGAGCGGCCCGATGGCGGCCCCCGGCAGTGAGGCCCTCGTCGTCCACGCCGGGTTCGTGATCACCAGGGAAGCCCTGGACAAGGCCGGACTCACGGCCGACGGCAGGTCCACGACGGCCGGCGCTGACGGCCCCGGCTTCGAGGTCGTCACCCTCCGCGGCCTCGACTGCGCCGCCACGGTGGTCCACCACGGCCCGATGAGCCGGATCCTGCCCACCGTCCAGAACCTGGCCCACTGGATCGACACCAACGGCTACCGCTCCGCCGGTTACGCCCGCGAGCTCTACCTGGAGTGCCCACCCGACCAGGAGAAATGGATCACCGAGATCCAGGAGCCGGTGGTCCGGGCCTGA